TTTCTCCCATGATTCTAGCAGCTTCATGAATATGAGTATCCGGTGTAACGGAGACAATTCCTTTAGACATTACTTCACTTGCAGTAGCATTGTCTTTCGAGTTTTGCGCTACACATCGTAGAACAATATCTCTATCTGTAATAATACCCAAAGGTTGATTTTGCTGGTTACACACTGGAATCGACCCTACATTTAATTCTTTCATTTTTTTAGCAACTTCAGCAATTGAAGCATTTGGTAAGGCAGCATAGATTTTGTTCGTCATTACATCCTTTACATTCATACACACACCTCCAAATAATATACTCCATCTATAGGTTGTACGATTTCCCGTTTTTTTATTAAATCTTTTCTTCTCAAAAAAAGTTCCTAACGGCAGTTAGAAACATTTTTAGAAATTTTAGCATAAAAATAAAGTTTATTTCAATAGTTGTATCTTGTTCAATGGAAATAATCTTATAAAGGCTTTTCCCATGACCTTTTCAAAATCCACCAAGCCTAAAGCAGGATCTCTACTATCCAAGCTATTTCCTCTATTGTCTCCCATAACAAAGAGTTTACCCTCTGGTACAGTTATGTCCACTTCACCGATGGTATAGTTCTCTGGAATATATTCTTCCTTTAAAAGAACATCATTCACAAATACATCTCCATCTTTAATGAACACTCGATCTCCTGGAACTCCTATGACACGCTTAATCAATAATTTATTGCTTCCGTTTTCAGTTCTTAAATCGGATTGGAAAACAACGATATCTCCCATTTTAGGTTGACTTCTCTTATATAAAAACCGATTTATAATTAAAAAATCATTTTCCTCCAAAGTAGGGCTCATCGAATAATTC
Above is a genomic segment from Alkaliphilus oremlandii OhILAs containing:
- the lepB gene encoding signal peptidase I → MKDEILEWVKTIILSLVIALIITTFIKPTIVKNYSMSPTLEENDFLIINRFLYKRSQPKMGDIVVFQSDLRTENGSNKLLIKRVIGVPGDRVFIKDGDVFVNDVLLKEEYIPENYTIGEVDITVPEGKLFVMGDNRGNSLDSRDPALGLVDFEKVMGKAFIRLFPLNKIQLLK
- a CDS encoding CBS domain-containing protein, which codes for MNVKDVMTNKIYAALPNASIAEVAKKMKELNVGSIPVCNQQNQPLGIITDRDIVLRCVAQNSKDNATASEVMSKGIVSVTPDTHIHEAARIMGENQVRRLPVIENGKMVGMVSIGDLAVRNDYENEAGEALSNISTPSRPMM